In Clostridium omnivorum, the DNA window CAATATAAAATCTTTTATGTCATTAAAATAAAATGGTGCTACAGGCGCTGTATATGGTATGCCAAAGCTTGTGATTGATGCAAGCTTTACTACTATGAAAGTAATTCCCATCACTAGGCCAAATAGTCCGAAAATACCAGTTAAAAAGAGCATTAAAAATTTCAAAATTCTTATAGGATTCATTATTGTGTAATCTGGTACAGCAAAGGATGCCATTAGTGACAAAGCTACTATGATTATCATAAGAGGGCTTACCAGTCCTGCACTAGCAGCTGCCTGACCTATAACAATAGTTCCTACTATACTTACAGCAGACCCTATTTGCTTTGGAAGCCTTATACTTGCCTCACGAAGAAGTTCAACCACTAATTCCATAAGCAGGGCCTCAGTAAATGCATTTACAGGTACAGTAACCCGAGATGCTGCAATGGCCAAAATATACTGTGACGGAATAATATCAGGATGATAAGCTACTAGAGCTACATACAAAGATGAAAAAGTCAGTGTTATAATTAAAGCTGCGTATCTGATTACCTTAACAAAAATGCCCATATAAGTATTATCGTAGTGATCATCAGCAGCATCAAAAAATTCAATAAAATTTTGTGGCCATATCAAAGCTAAATTGCTTCCCTCTACCATTATGCATAATTTACCACTTAATATAGCTGCACAAGTTGAATCAGACTTTTCCGATATACCCGATTGAGGAAACAAGGATGTCTTATTGTTTGATATAAATTTTTGTATGTAGCCTGATTCAAGAATTCCATCAACACTAATTTCTTGAAGTCTATTTTTAATATCCCTAACATACTTTGGGTTTGCTATATCAACCATATAAAGAACTGCCACAGTGGTTTTAGTCCTTTTTCCTACTCTAAAATATTCAACTTTTAATGCTTTACTCTTAATTCTATATCTTATTAGAGATAAGTTAGTCTCCATATTCTCAGTGAAAGCATCTCTAGGTGACCTTATTGTACCTTCTATCTGTGGAGCTTCAGTACCCCTTTTTTCAATATTAACTGTATTTGCAACTAAGTATCCAATATTGTTTGAAAACAATATTACAGTTTTCCCCTGCAATATGTAATCATTTATGGCATCATCATCATATTCTAAAAAAACATCATCAACATAAATAACAG includes these proteins:
- a CDS encoding spore germination protein, with translation MMNNQYNVTYRIRQISHAVSGISIRKVIVQDIEIFILYISEISDRNAISNNIIKPLLHYHKNELITPEIIISSVIYVDDVFLEYDDDAINDYILQGKTVILFSNNIGYLVANTVNIEKRGTEAPQIEGTIRSPRDAFTENMETNLSLIRYRIKSKALKVEYFRVGKRTKTTVAVLYMVDIANPKYVRDIKNRLQEISVDGILESGYIQKFISNNKTSLFPQSGISEKSDSTCAAILSGKLCIMVEGSNLALIWPQNFIEFFDAADDHYDNTYMGIFVKVIRYAALIITLTFSSLYVALVAYHPDIIPSQYILAIAASRVTVPVNAFTEALLMELVVELLREASIRLPKQIGSAVSIVGTIVIGQAAASAGLVSPLMIIIVALSLMASFAVPDYTIMNPIRILKFLMLFLTGIFGLFGLVMGITFIVVKLASITSFGIPYTAPVAPFYFNDIKDFILSNIVLTKKRPEYQKLKDKTKR